In Geobacter anodireducens, a genomic segment contains:
- a CDS encoding penicillin-binding protein activator LpoB, whose product MIRAFCGIFGLVALLLMQGCSHVEHFRDPNMDFGSIQSVAVMPFGNLSKDTQAAERVRDVFNTKLLATGALYVIPVGEVSRVTGVAGVMNPTAPTPEEVVKLAKMIKADAVITGMVREYGDVRSGSSMADVISLSLQVMEAQTGRVVWSASATEGGIGFTDRLLGGGGRPLNDVTEKAVDDLISKLFQ is encoded by the coding sequence CTGATACGGGCATTCTGCGGAATCTTCGGCCTCGTCGCGCTCCTGCTGATGCAGGGCTGTTCCCACGTGGAGCATTTCCGGGACCCCAACATGGACTTCGGGTCGATCCAGAGCGTGGCCGTGATGCCCTTCGGCAACCTGTCCAAGGATACCCAGGCCGCGGAGCGGGTCCGGGACGTGTTCAACACCAAGCTGCTGGCCACGGGGGCCCTGTACGTCATCCCCGTGGGCGAGGTCAGCCGGGTGACGGGGGTGGCCGGCGTCATGAACCCCACCGCCCCCACGCCCGAGGAGGTGGTGAAGCTGGCCAAGATGATCAAGGCCGACGCGGTCATCACGGGCATGGTCCGGGAGTACGGCGACGTCCGCTCGGGCTCGTCCATGGCCGACGTGATCTCCCTGAGCCTCCAGGTTATGGAGGCCCAGACCGGGAGGGTCGTCTGGTCCGCATCGGCCACGGAGGGGGGGATCGGGTTCACGGACCGCCTTCTCGGCGGCGGCGGCAGGCCCCTCAACGATGTGACTGAGAAAGCGGTCGATGATCTCATTTCGAAGCTGTTCCAATAG